One genomic segment of Zymoseptoria tritici IPO323 chromosome 5, whole genome shotgun sequence includes these proteins:
- the CDC1 gene encoding cell division control protein 1 (In Sacharomyces, this gene expresses a putative membrane protein of unknown function involved in Mn2+ homeostasis; mutants display actin and general growth defects, heterogeneous cell cycle arrests, and pleiotropic defects in cell cycle progression and organelle distribution.) — protein MNAQNFYVQFCRRTARRYPFLRRFSVTTIGLILVWTIAIYTGERSTFASHITSCAWESWEEWPQDAAPHRLVFVSDPQLVDPHTYPGRPWPLSSLTEFFTDKYMARNFRLINRELDPDSIVFLGDLFDGGREWRTSQFISGEQGRWKEYGTSQWTLEYNRFGKIFFAPEQLYPRADRAITAARDRKIKTNLPGNHDLGFGTRVQIPVRDRFEAHYGDTNTVYVIANHTFISLDTPSLSAADEMTDPEHKQQARLEHVWQPANDFLNKLDAAGPKVVAEALNEYFPTARPSQGFSHEVFDPKEASRRPTADKHTAEPRLPLVLLTHVPLFRPDGDHCGSQRERGRAIPISHGYQYQNVLTPGLSSTIARKISETGDLVHVFSGDDHDYCDLVHRFNVKPWIDGKIQDKPVMKAIREITVKSFSWAMGVRRPGFQLVSMWNPVDAQGISIGGTPTTIQTHLCLLPDQLSIFINYGLLLGVTLVVLIVRGVVLSLRKPDA, from the exons ATGAACGCTCAGAACTTCTACGTACAGTTCTGCCGCCGAACAGCACGCCGCTACcccttcctccgccgcttcTCCGTCACCACGATCGGACTGATTCTCGTCTGGACGATTGCAATCTACACCGGCGAGCGCTCGACATTCGCATCACACATCACATCCTGCGCCTGGGAGAGTTGGGAAGAATGGCCTCAGGACGCGGCTCCGCACCGCCTGGTCTTCGTGTCCGATCCTCAGCTTGTTGATCCGCATACATACCCAGGTCGACCATGGCCGCTGTCCAGCCTGACCGAGTTCTTCACCGACAAATACATGGCCAGGAACTTCCGTCTTATCAACCGCGAGCTCGACCCGGACTCGATTGTATTCCTGGGAGATCTGTTCGACGGTGGAAGAGAGTGGAGAACCAGCC AATTCATCTCAGGTGAGCAGGGTCGGTGGAAAGAGTATGGCACATCGCAGTGGACGTTGGAGTACAATCGATTTGGCAAGATCTTCTTCGCTCCGGAACAACTTTATCCTCGTGCCGATCGAGCGATCACAGCAGCTCGTGAC CGCAAGATCAAGACGAATTTGCCAGGAAATCACGACCTTGGATTTGGTACTCGAGTTCAAATACCCGTGCGGGACCGATTTGAAGCCCACTATGGCGACACCAACACGGTGTATGTCATTGCGAACCACACATTCATCAGTCTGGATACACCGTCTCTCTCCGCTGCAGATGAGATGACAGATCCGGAACACAAGCAGCAAGCGCGGCTGGAGCATGTCTGGCAGCCGGCGAATGACTTCTTGAACAAGCTTGACGCTGCCGGTCCCAAGGTCGTGGCGGAAGCGCTGAATGAGTACTTCCCGACCGCACGCCCTTCGCAAGGGTTCAGTCATGAGGTTTTTGATCCGAAAGAGGCGTCGCGTCGACCGACCGCTGACAAGCACACTGCGGAACCACGACTACCGCTCGTACTGCTCACGCATGTGCCGCTCTTCCGGCCAGATGGAGATCACTGCGGTTCTCAAAGAGAGCGCGGAAGGGCGATACCCATCAGTCATGGCTATCAGTACCAGAACGTCCTCACTCCGGGACTGAGCAGTACTATTGCGAGGAAGATCTCCGAGACGGGAGACCTTGTCCACGTCTTCTCTGGAGACGACCACGACTATTGTGATTTGGTACATCGCTTCAATGTCAAGCCTTGGATTGATGGCAAGATACAAGACAAGCCAGTCATGAAGGCCATTCGCGAGATTACAGTCAAGAGCTTTAGCTGGGCCATGGGCGTGCGAAGACCCGGCTTTCAACTTGTCAGCATGTGGAACCCGGTCGATGCTCAAGGTATCTCGATTGGAGGCACGCCGACGACAATTCAGACACATCTCTGTCTGCTGCCGGATCAGCTGAGCATATTCATCAATTATGGCCTGCTGCTCGGCGTGACGCTCGTGGTGCTGATTGTGCGCGGCGTCGTGCTGT